The window CCAGGCCGAGCAGGTGCCCTACGAGCGCTACGAGCACGGGGCCCGCCTGAAGGCGTACATCGTCGAGGTCCGCAAGACCACCAAGGGGCCCCAGATCGTCGTCAGCCGCACCCACCCCGGCCTCATCAAGCGCCTGTTCGAGCTGGAGGTGCCGGAGATCAGCAGCGGCGTGGTGGAGATCAAGGCGGCGGCGCGCGAGCCGGGGCACCGCACCAAGATCGCGGTGTGGTCGAACGACCCCAACGTCGACCCCGTCGGCGCCTGCGTGGGGGCCCGGGGCGCCCGGGTGCGGATGGTCACCAACGAGCTGCGGGGCGAGAAGGTCGACATCGTGCCGTTCTCCGAGGACCCGTCGGAGTTCGTGATGCGGGCCCTCCAGCCGGCCAAGGTCAAGGAGGTCCGCCTCGACGACGACTCCGGCACCGCCACCGTCGTCGTCCACGACTACCAGCTCTCGCTGGCCATCGGGAAGGAGGGCCAGAACGCCCGCCTGGCGGCCCGCCTCACCGGCTGGCGGGTCGACATCAAGAGCGAGACGCAGCTGGCGGAGGAGGAGGCGGGGTACGCGGGCGAGGAGTGGGCCGAGGGCGAGTGGGTCCGCGGCGCCGACGGGGAGATGGTGTGGCAGCCCGCCGAGGGCGGCGAGGCCATCTCCGCCGAGGAGTGGTCGCACGGCGGCGAGGCGGCCGACGGGGGAGAGGCGGCCGAGGTATCCGAGGAGGCGGCGGGCAGCGGGCAGGAGATGATCGTCCTGGACGACTCGCCGGCCGGTGGCGAAGCGCCGGGGGCGGGGGTCGACGGCCCGGAAGCGGCCGCCGAGCCCGCCGTCGACGCCGCCGATGCCGCCGAGCCGGCCGCCGCTGCCGCCGTCGATGCCACCGAGGCGGCTGCCGTTGCCGAGCCGGCCGCCGGCGCCGCCGCTGCCGTCGATGCCACCGAGGCGACCGCCGTTGCCGAGCCGGCCGCCGGCGCCGCTGCCGCCGT of the Acidimicrobiales bacterium genome contains:
- the nusA gene encoding transcription termination factor NusA — protein: MKGNFEFMEALQLVAREKGIAVDTLLDALANALVAAYKRMPNAAEEAVVTIDPENMEFRVYAQELDEDGTVVREWDDTPDNFGRIAAQTAKQVIFQRIREAERDLKYEEYAGREGDIVTGIIQQSDNRYTLLDLGKVEALLPQAEQVPYERYEHGARLKAYIVEVRKTTKGPQIVVSRTHPGLIKRLFELEVPEISSGVVEIKAAAREPGHRTKIAVWSNDPNVDPVGACVGARGARVRMVTNELRGEKVDIVPFSEDPSEFVMRALQPAKVKEVRLDDDSGTATVVVHDYQLSLAIGKEGQNARLAARLTGWRVDIKSETQLAEEEAGYAGEEWAEGEWVRGADGEMVWQPAEGGEAISAEEWSHGGEAADGGEAAEVSEEAAGSGQEMIVLDDSPAGGEAPGAGVDGPEAAAEPAVDAADAAEPAAAAAVDATEAAAVAEPAAGAAAAVDATEATAVAEPAAGAAAAVDATEAAAVAEPAAVAAAAVDATEAAADAQVTADVAVDGERPGVPSAGEPA